From Oenanthe melanoleuca isolate GR-GAL-2019-014 chromosome 18, OMel1.0, whole genome shotgun sequence, a single genomic window includes:
- the SMIM36 gene encoding small integral membrane protein 36 encodes MEFYLEVDPVTLNLIILVSSYVILLLLFLISCVLYDCRGKDPSKEYAPEVPADSQPPIRLVVMQQGSPGTRWAKGLVSAYENPADLPGKRTTVV; translated from the coding sequence ATGGAGTTTTATTTGGAGGTTGACCCCGTTACCTTGAATCTCATCATTCTGGTATCTAGCTATGTaattctgcttctgcttttcctgatcTCCTGCGTGCTCTATgactgcagagggaaggatCCCAGCAAGGAGTATGCCCCCGAGGTCCCTGCAGACAGCCAGCCCCCCATCCGGCTGGTGGTGATGCAGCAGGGCTCCCCCGGCACCCGCTGGGCCAAGGGGCTCGTCTCTGCCTACGAGAACCCTGCCGACCTGCCTGGCAAAAGGACTACAGTGGTGTGA